One segment of Plasmodium vinckei vinckei genome assembly, chromosome: PVVCY_04 DNA contains the following:
- a CDS encoding N-ethylmaleimide-sensitive fusion protein, putative, translating into MPTIHLVCCRLQSQELALTNIGFINSGLYNNLKKNIKGNDLYGEIGNLVLILKGNDYIGNDEIALNTCQREFSRIQLKEKIEINIIDKENKKDITNFIPIDSIDIEVNLFIKPDRQIELEDEVLEEFFKKYFINHILTKGQILALKCNDILLRCVVKDIKTAELDEIKKLNKNTSTIGSYFKLGGDNYRGNDNMYKGTLSERGILFENTECIFTSINDGKLFIESKKVLKKNIIKSNFNFEELGIGALDEEFKTIFRRTFASRIYPNYIIKQLGIKHVKGMILYGPPGTGKTLIARQIGKTLNAREPKIINGPEILNKYVGQSEENIRNLFKEAELEYKQSGENSLLHIIILDEIDAICRQRGSSASSGTGVNDSIVNQLLSKIDGVNSLNNILLIGMTNRIDLIDEALLRPGRFELHIEISLPNKEGRIQILNIHTKNMRQNNKLSKDVNIEELAEKTPNFSGAEIEGLVRNTVSYAFERHINFNDLTKPVNADDIMITKNDFLNALKETKPAFGAEEDIIDNLLSNGIINYGNQYENIENTCKLLIKQVVDNSNTKLMSVLLHGESGTGKTTIAAYMAKCANFHFTKFITPENLIGYSESGRINYINKIFEDAYKTPLSLVILDNIERLIDYTRIGPRFSNSILQAIMILIKKKPKKENQKILVICTTSEYQFMRDVGLVKNFFVNIEVPMLNSSISIKTVLQCRNQNNNDFPESEICKIIESNIIKSISIKNLLMVTDMASEAALDCNSVITSEIFLKTFNDCGIFFDEDSYY; encoded by the coding sequence ATGCCAACGATACATTTAGTTTGCTGCAGACTGCAGTCACAAGAACTAGCGTTGACTAACATTGGGTTTATAAATAGTGggttatataataatttaaagaaaaacataaaGGGTAATGATTTATATGGTGAGATTGGTAATTtagttttaatattaaaggGTAATGATTATATAGGGAATGATGAAATTGCATTAAATACATGTCAAAGAGAATTTTCTCGAAtacaattaaaagaaaagatagaaataaatataattgataaagaaaataaaaaagatattacaaattttataccTATTGATAGTATAGATATAGAAGTAaatctttttattaaaccCGATCGTCAAATTGAATTAGAAGATGAAGTGTTAGAAgagttttttaaaaaatattttattaatcatatattaacaaaggGACAAATATTAGCATTAAAAtgtaatgatatattattaagatGTGTAgttaaagatataaaaacagCTGAAttagatgaaataaaaaagttaaataAGAATACATCTACCATTGGTTCATATTTCAAATTGGGAGGTGATAATTATCGAGGGAATGATAATATGTACAAAGGGACTTTAAGTGAACGTGGAATTCTTTTTGAGAATACGGaatgtatttttactaGTATTAATGAtggtaaattatttatagaatCAAAAAaggttttaaaaaaaaatataataaaaagtaattttaattttgaagAATTAGGTATAGGAGCATTAGATGAAGAgtttaaaacaatatttaGAAGAACATTTGCAAGTAGAATATAtccaaattatataataaaacagtTAGGAATAAAGCATGTGAAGGGTATGATATTATATGGTCCTCCTGGTACTGGTAAAACATTAATAGCTAGACAAATAGGTAAAACATTAAATGCAAGAGAAcctaaaattataaatgggcctgaaatattaaataaatatgtaggTCAAtctgaagaaaatattcgtaatttatttaaagagGCTGAATTGGAATATAAACAATCTGGTGAAAATtcattattacatattataatattagaTGAGATAGATGCAATTTGTCGACAAAGAGGTAGTTCTGCATCTAGTGGGACAGGTGTAAATGATAGTATAGTTAACcaattattatcaaaaatagATGGAGTAAAtagtttaaataatatactatTAATTGGAATGACAAATAGAATAGATTTAATTGATGAAGCATTATTAAGACCAGGTAGATTTGAATTACATATTGAAATATCATTACCAAATAAAGAAGGTAGAattcaaatattaaatattcatacaaaaaatatgagacaaaataataaattaagtAAAGATGTTAATATAGAAGAGTTGGCAGAAAAAACTCCAAACTTTTCAGGTGCAGAAATTGAAGGATTAGTAAGAAATACAGTATCGTATGCATTTGAAAgacatataaattttaatgattTAACAAAACCAGTAAATGCTGATGATATTATGATTActaaaaatgattttttaaatgcatTGAAAGAAACTAAACCAGCTTTTGGAGCTGAAGAAGATATTAtagataatttattatcaaatgGGATCATAAATTATGGTAAtcaatatgaaaatattgagAATACatgtaaattattaattaagcAAGTAGTCGATAATTCgaatacaaaattaatgagTGTATTATTACATGGGGAGAGTGGAACTGGTAAAACTACTATAGCAGCTTATATGGCTAAATGTgcaaattttcattttacaaaatttataactCCTGAAAATTTAATAGGTTATTCAGAAAGTGGaagaataaattatataaataaaatatttgaagaTGCATATAAAACACCATTATCTTTAGTTATATTAGATAATATTGAAAGGTTGATAGATTATACTAGGATTGGGCCACGATTTAGTAATTCTATCTTACAAGCAATTatgattttaataaaaaaaaaacctaaaaaagaaaatcaaaaaatattagtaATATGTACTACTTCAGAGTATCAATTTATGAGAGATGTAGGGTTagttaaaaatttttttgtaaatattgaAGTGCCAATGTTAAATTCAAGTATTTCTATAAAAACAGTATTACAATGTagaaatcaaaataataatgattttCCTGAAAGtgaaatatgtaaaataattgaatcgaatattattaagagtatatctataaaaaatttacttATGGTTACTGATATGGCATCTGAGGCTGCATTAGATTGTAATTCAGTCATCACTAgtgaaatttttttaaaaacatttaatGATTGTGGTATTTTCTTTGATGAGGATTCTTATTACTAA
- a CDS encoding HAD superfamily protein, putative codes for MWGKIVSSVSNALDFNQATLSGCIDIICIESEIETQIKNDKKISLIYKSTPFHVRFGKTKLLRSKEKIVNILVNGKSTNLHMKLGSAGEAYFVEKTYEDVEEDLETSPLSSPRYEYDDRFFEHNIDSCSIFEASINNFRSDKEEYEFDEDEENEQVLLNNYQNKNTTISDKCNRHDDLSKKKSRPILERKVNSDNERLTRNSTRNRRSSKASYTNDNTKSNRKRSDTKNDIKHPDIKEKQSISKDIHEKQKKSIASNNEEQKKSITSNNEEHTQKEDGDVLYNLKTYQTVQNNNSNQIENEFDDKNINSEWSWSWGRLPHLKVQNPPSDNASPISSSNIKKKKNRSVAPSNKFSTDSNKNKPFKNDNILPIPNDIIGRKRNFSECYIKKTNNHSEIKKYSLAYLNKDNINQIKDKNINLIAKDLKDAKNINKDTLNNPNKNIDKKNESVKNIKNNPPNNLEIQRSSQSKQTRPLSANYNTKSSGEKKESNLSLHSKGYNFTKDPLKEENKNRDILDDMKKKKNSSNGNIMNPTIQKQTSKNMFESKVIKTKEERKVSKTNREKIQTNTHGAISDDYIDEDIKSNYENNYYDQSIDDTQENAFDDDIQNRIECSLCGHLLLNQNIDSEHNEYNIEIHNKNIFEANIVTYDQIDRNSNLWYHPSLVFRFDKKDPYYPSRVALPLLASWVVFNQPLSILAVEKLLNSSLNLIEMKDKSWRNWFGVSNVENNNQLKDKNTKTEKKNISNNTPTNKKDDKKKSITTSENNPNTYLDKNTSSITSTPNNKLHASQPQNSSNNNARESKTSGLNIHRNSTNTFNLQNSSISNDNTFLNFNDSNIKRSVQGSLYSKNDDSKRSIRHKEDKIKVRYRKSLRPTSEQLQSLNLKEGANTITFLVTSSLQGTKSINGTIYLWKKNAKIVISDVDGTITRSNVLGHIMPIVGKDWSHDGVSQLFNKINNNGYHILYLTARAIGQADSTREYLFRFKRNDNKLPDGPLILSPDRLFPSFKREVIDKKPYIFKIAALRDIRNLFPSHHNPFYAAFGNTESDHRAYISVGVPEAKVFIIDNNGIVHHVNSTYAKTYETMSEITEYMFPSIKCDKKREDDDQYNSFQYWKMNSLTYYEKYMDISDSS; via the exons at GTGGGGAAAAATAGTTAGCAGCGTTTCAAATGCCCTTGATTTCAACCAGGCCACGCTAAGCGGCTGTATtgatattatatgcatCGAATCAGAAATCGAGAcgcaaataaaaaatgataaaaaaataagtttaatatataagtcAACCCCATTTCATGTAAGATTTGGAAAAACAAAACTACTAAGAtccaaagaaaaaatagttaATATATTAGTTAATGGAAAAAGTACAAATTTACATATGAAATTAGGTAGTGCAGGGGAAGCATATTTTGTTGAAAAAACATACGAAGATGTAGAAGAAGATTTAGAAACATCTCCATTATCATCACCTAGATATGAATATGATGATAGATTTTTTGAACATAATATTGATAGTTGTAGTATATTTGAAGCatcaattaataattttagaaGTGATAAAGAAGAATACGAATTTGATGAAGATGAAGAGAATGAACaagttttattaaataattatcaaaataaaaatactacCATATCTGATAAATGTAATCGTCATGATGATCtgtcaaaaaaaaaatcaagaCCCATCTTAGAAAGAAAAGTTAACAGTGATAATGAAAGATTAACTCGAAATTCGACACGGAATCGTCGAAGTAGTAAAGCTTCCTATACTAATGATAATACAAAATCAAACAGAAAAAGAAGTGATactaaaaatgatataaaacatccggatataaaagaaaaacaatCTATATCTAAAGATATTcatgaaaaacaaaaaaaatcaattgctagtaataatgaagaacaaaaaaaatcaattaCTAGTAATAATGAAGAACATACTCAAAAAGAAGATGGGgatgtattatataatctTAAAACATATCAAACtgttcaaaataataattcaaatcaaatagaaaatgaatttgacgataaaaatattaattctGAATGGTCATGGTCTTGGGGAAGACTACCACATTTGAAAGTTCAAAACCCTCCATCTGATAATGCTAGCCCTATTTCATCAtccaatataaaaaaaaaaaaaaatagaagtGTTGCTCCTAGTAATAAATTTAGCACCgatagtaataaaaataaaccattcaaaaatgataatattttaccAATTCCTAATGATATAATTGgtagaaaaagaaatttcAGTGAATgttacattaaaaaaactaatAACCATagtgaaattaaaaaatattccttagcatatttaaataaagacAACATCAACCAAAtcaaagataaaaatatcaatCTTATTGCAAAAGATTTAAAAgatgcaaaaaatataaataaagacaCACTTAATAATcctaataaaaatatagacaaaaaaaatgaatctgttaaaaatataaaaaataatccaCCAAACAATTTAGAAATACAACGAAGTAGCCAATCCAAACAAACACGACCTTTATCTGCTAattataatacaaaatcgagtggagaaaaaaaagaatcaAATCTTAGTCTTCATTCAAAAGgttataattttacaaaagaCCCActaaaagaagaaaataaaaatagagaTATCTTAGAtgatatgaaaaaaaaaaaaaatagttccaatggaaatattatgaatcCTACTATTCAAAAACAaacatcaaaaaatatgtttgaatcaaaagttataaaaacaaaagaagAACGAAAAGTGTCAAAAACTAATagagaaaaaatacaaactAATACTCATGGTGCCATTTCAGATGATTATATAGATGAAGACATCAAATctaattatgaaaataattattatgatcAATCTATTGATGATACACAAGAAAATGCATTTGATGatgatatacaaaatagAATAGAATGTAGTTTATGTGGACATCTATtattaaatcaaaatattgatagtgaacataatgaatataatattgaaattcataataaaaatatttttgaagcTAATATTGTTACATATGATCAAATTGATAGAAATTCTAATTTATGGTATCATCCATCTCTTGTTTTTCGATTTGACAAAAAAGATCCTTATTATCCTTCAAGGGTTGCTCTACCATTATTAGCATCATGGGTTGTTTTTAATCAACCTCTTTCTATTCTTGCtgttgaaaaattattaaatagttCTCTCAACCTAATTGAAATGAAAGATAAAAGTTGGAGAAACTGGTTTGGAGTCTCTAatgttgaaaataataatcaacttaaagataaaaatacaaaaacagaaaaaaaaaatatttcaaataatacaccaacaaataaaaaagatgacaaaaaaaaatctatTACAACATCAGAAAATAATCCAAATACTTATCTCGATAAAAATACATCTTCTATCACTTCCACACCAAACAATAAACTCCATGCATCACAACCTCAAAACAGttctaataataatgctaGAGAAAGTAAAACTTCAGGACTAAATATCCATCGAAACTCTACCAATACCTTCAACTTACAAAACTCAAGTATTTCTAATGATAATacctttttaaattttaacgatagtaatattaaaagaagTGTTCAAGGATCATTGTATAGCAAAAATGATGACTCTAAAAGAAGTATTAGACATAAAGaagataaaattaaagtaCGTTATAGAAAATCATTAAGACCAACATCAGAACAACTTCAatcattaaatttaaaagaagGTGCAAACactattacatttttagtAACATCATCTTTACAAGGTACTAAAAGTATTAATGGTACTATTTATctttggaaaaaaaatgcaaaaattgttatttcTGATGTTGATGGTACTATAACTCGATCTAATGTTTTAGGCCATATAATGCCAATTGTAGGAAAAGATTGGTCTCATGATGGTGTCTCtcaattatttaataaaataaataataatggttatcatattttatatttaactGCTCGAGCTATTGGTCAAGCTGATTCTACTAGAGAATATCTATTTcgatttaaaagaaatgataataaactTCCTGATGGTCCTCTAATTTTAAGTCCCGATCGACTTTTCCCATCCTTCAAAAGAGAAGTTATTGACAAAAAAccatacatttttaaaatagcCGCATTACGTGATATTAGAAATTTATTCCCTTCACATCATAATCCATTTTATGCCGCCTTCGGAAATACAGAAAGT GATCATCGAGCCTATATATCTGTCGGCGTCCCAGAGGCAAAGGTTTTTATAATTGACAACAACGGAATAGTGCATCATGTCAACTCCACCTACGCCAAAAC GTACGAAACGATGAGTGAAATAACGGAGTACATGTTTCCGAGCATTAAATGTGACAAGAAAAGAGAAGATGATGACCAA tataatTCTTTTCAATACTGGAAAATGAACAGCCTAACATactatgaaaaatatatggatataaGTGACAGCAGTTGa
- a CDS encoding DNA-directed RNA polymerases I, II, and III subunit RPABC2, putative, with translation MGDEFGQGVDSDEGENYENDIDIIADNQIKKEKYDYENCEGNEENIRITSPYLTKYEKARIIGTRALQISLNAPLTIPIETQNDKSNGKSDYDNYLNNDPLVIAERELYNKSIPFILRRYLPNGSYEDWRLDELIID, from the coding sequence ATGGGGGACGAGTTTGGGCAAGGAGTTGACAGTGACGAAGgggaaaattatgaaaacgATATAGACATTATAGCAGATAATCAGattaaaaaagagaaatatGATTATGAAAATTGTGAGggtaatgaagaaaatataagaataaCAAGCCCATATTTAACTAAATATGAAAAGGCAAGAATAATTGGAACACGAGCATTACAAATAAGTTTAAATGCTCCATTAACTATACCTATTGAAAcacaaaatgataaatccAATGGTAAAAGTGATTATGacaattatttaaacaatGACCCATTAGTAATAGCAGAAAgagaattatataataagtctattccatttattttgaGAAGATATTTACCAAATGGGAGTTATGAAGATTGGAGATTGGATGAGCTTATAATagattaa